One region of uncultured Methanolobus sp. genomic DNA includes:
- the gpmI gene encoding 2,3-bisphosphoglycerate-independent phosphoglycerate mutase translates to MSYENGPLLLMILDGWGYTTEEKGNAVMTAKTPVLDSLLEKYPSCLLQVSGEGVGLPEGQMGNSEVGHLNIGAGRIVYQDLTRINKDIKEGSFFKNQVLLEAMENVKNKNSALHLMGLFSYGGVHSHMDHMRALVEMAKKEGVEEVYIHTFLDGRDVPPQTALKDMKAHEEFCKSTGIAKTATVSGRYYAMDRDKRWERIHLAYDALTLGEGILADGAVSAVSMAYERGENDEFVKPTVITDENRKPVATVKDGDSVIFFNFRPDRARQMTYAFVNDDFDGFERKVKPQVHYVCMAEYDENLDIPIAYPPETITNTLGEVLSENNKKQLRIAETEKYAHVTFFFNGGVEKENEGEDRCLVSSPDVATYDMKPEMSAYEVTEQLLEKIQSGKYDAIVLNFANMDMVGHTGIVNAAIKAIETVDECVGKIIDALLEKGGAALITADHGNAEKMIDYKTGKPHTAHTSNPVRCILVNGPEGAKLHDGKLSDLAPTMLEIMKIEQPAEMTGVSLIKKSK, encoded by the coding sequence ATGTCATATGAGAATGGACCACTTTTACTGATGATACTTGACGGCTGGGGATACACAACCGAAGAGAAAGGAAATGCAGTAATGACTGCAAAAACCCCGGTACTTGATTCACTTTTAGAGAAATACCCGTCCTGCTTGCTGCAGGTTTCAGGAGAGGGAGTAGGACTTCCTGAAGGACAGATGGGAAACTCAGAGGTAGGACACCTGAACATCGGTGCCGGTAGAATCGTCTACCAGGACCTTACACGCATTAATAAAGACATAAAAGAGGGTTCTTTTTTCAAAAATCAGGTCTTGCTTGAAGCCATGGAAAATGTGAAGAACAAAAACTCAGCACTGCACCTTATGGGCCTATTCTCATACGGTGGCGTTCACAGTCATATGGACCACATGAGAGCACTTGTGGAAATGGCAAAAAAGGAAGGTGTTGAGGAAGTTTACATTCACACATTCCTAGACGGCAGGGACGTACCTCCGCAGACTGCTCTTAAGGACATGAAAGCTCATGAGGAATTCTGCAAGAGCACAGGGATTGCAAAAACAGCAACTGTAAGTGGAAGGTACTATGCAATGGATCGTGACAAACGCTGGGAACGCATACATCTGGCATACGATGCACTGACACTTGGGGAAGGTATCCTTGCAGATGGTGCTGTTTCAGCCGTAAGTATGGCTTATGAGCGCGGCGAGAATGATGAATTTGTGAAACCTACTGTTATTACCGATGAAAATAGGAAACCTGTTGCAACTGTAAAAGATGGAGATTCAGTAATCTTTTTCAATTTCCGTCCTGACAGAGCAAGGCAGATGACCTACGCATTTGTGAACGATGATTTTGATGGTTTTGAGAGAAAAGTAAAGCCACAGGTTCATTATGTCTGCATGGCTGAATATGATGAGAATCTGGATATTCCAATCGCATACCCACCAGAGACAATCACCAATACTCTGGGAGAAGTCCTGAGTGAGAACAACAAAAAACAGCTCCGTATAGCTGAGACTGAAAAGTATGCTCACGTTACGTTCTTCTTCAACGGTGGTGTTGAAAAGGAAAATGAAGGAGAAGACAGGTGTCTTGTATCTTCACCTGATGTTGCTACTTATGACATGAAACCTGAAATGAGTGCGTATGAAGTCACAGAGCAGCTTCTGGAAAAGATACAATCTGGCAAATATGACGCAATTGTTCTCAATTTTGCCAACATGGATATGGTTGGGCACACCGGAATTGTGAATGCAGCTATCAAAGCGATTGAAACTGTGGATGAATGTGTTGGCAAGATCATCGATGCACTCCTGGAGAAGGGCGGAGCTGCACTCATAACAGCAGACCACGGTAATGCTGAGAAAATGATTGACTACAAAACCGGCAAGCCACATACTGCGCACACATCAAATCCTGTCAGGTGTATTCTTGTAAACGGACCGGAAGGAGCAAAGTTACATGATGGTAAGCTTTCAGACCTTGCGCCTACAATGCTTGAGATAATGAAAATAGAACAACCTGCTGAGATGACAGGAGTTTCACTTATCAAAAAAAGTAAATAA
- a CDS encoding cell surface lipoprotein gives MLTKKWMILITILMLAAVLVSGCADNADDTAMEEETVEETTATEDTVDDAVTVTEGKDYAVRMEYYGAMKPAELELNKGDTIAWRNYKPQGTYTLVSDDGLFEDQEMDSNDAYSYTFTESGTFTFSVVDTPDMTLTVTVN, from the coding sequence ATGTTGACTAAAAAGTGGATGATACTAATTACAATACTTATGCTTGCAGCTGTGCTTGTCAGCGGATGTGCAGACAATGCAGATGATACTGCAATGGAAGAAGAAACAGTAGAAGAAACAACAGCAACTGAAGATACTGTTGATGATGCAGTAACTGTTACAGAAGGTAAAGACTATGCTGTAAGAATGGAATACTACGGTGCAATGAAGCCTGCTGAGCTTGAACTCAATAAAGGTGATACAATAGCATGGAGAAACTACAAGCCTCAGGGAACATACACACTTGTAAGTGATGACGGACTCTTTGAGGATCAGGAAATGGACTCCAATGATGCTTATTCCTACACCTTCACCGAAAGTGGAACTTTCACATTCAGCGTTGTAGATACACCTGACATGACCCTCACGGTCACAGTGAACTGA
- a CDS encoding DUF123 domain-containing protein: MQDKRTFPDISEKGVYCLIFKNGSHVLDAGRLKSIGFSKGYHVYVGSALGSGGLKRLKRHVLLSLEKNKKPRWHVDYLSVSQEFELISVVYAITDKAVECELSRELEFSLNYSISGFGSSDCDCSSHLFYSKKRPLTPIKDAFNVAGLKPKVAHFA; the protein is encoded by the coding sequence ATGCAGGACAAAAGGACCTTCCCGGATATTTCTGAAAAAGGTGTTTACTGTCTTATATTCAAAAACGGAAGCCATGTCCTTGATGCAGGCCGCCTCAAAAGCATTGGTTTTTCAAAAGGGTACCATGTATATGTCGGTTCTGCGCTTGGAAGTGGTGGTCTTAAAAGACTGAAAAGACATGTGCTGCTTTCACTGGAGAAAAACAAGAAACCACGCTGGCATGTGGATTATCTCTCTGTTTCACAGGAATTTGAACTTATTTCTGTTGTATATGCCATTACAGACAAGGCAGTTGAATGCGAACTCTCAAGGGAACTGGAATTCAGTTTGAATTACTCAATTTCCGGGTTTGGCTCAAGTGATTGTGATTGTTCTTCACATCTTTTTTACAGTAAGAAACGCCCTTTAACTCCAATAAAAGATGCATTTAACGTAGCTGGCCTGAAGCCCAAAGTTGCACATTTTGCTTAA
- a CDS encoding DUF2278 family protein: MSLENYGILKGKPKDCKRGKGKNAHYQILVHDGKNEHRVAVNVNSRVTPSELLYFVDDNFIHPIIEKLQNLEMGYRNIDRKSKGLCLDYVRGGLFDTSKMVPLDCDIPGPSNDLNELIQKYVEKAAAMDGGMIYAFGERWGPESFLPDSFFGFRPGSGIHDIHMNQGNSEKWQHDDAPYQDGGLIIHLPEENRWVGIFLAFQSQCFNTDDSTGHCLSGAPVQKTPETSFNVCDVEEPESIEAGSVLIVGALVNPQGVDSGKESVTLFNASPKTIDLAGWSLKDAAGRISNLKGKIRAGSGTRILFSGKGVILANSGGTISLYDNQGKLMHEVKYSSREVRSGWTIVF; this comes from the coding sequence ATGTCTCTTGAAAATTATGGGATATTGAAAGGCAAACCAAAAGATTGTAAACGAGGGAAGGGCAAAAATGCTCACTATCAGATACTTGTTCATGATGGAAAAAATGAGCATCGGGTAGCTGTAAATGTGAATTCCAGAGTGACTCCGTCTGAGTTACTCTATTTTGTTGATGATAACTTCATTCATCCTATAATTGAAAAGCTTCAGAATCTTGAAATGGGTTACAGGAATATTGACCGGAAATCGAAGGGTCTGTGTTTGGATTATGTCCGTGGAGGACTTTTCGATACTTCAAAAATGGTTCCTCTGGATTGCGATATCCCCGGTCCTTCCAATGATCTCAATGAACTTATCCAGAAATATGTAGAGAAAGCCGCCGCGATGGATGGCGGTATGATTTATGCTTTCGGAGAGAGATGGGGGCCAGAGTCATTTTTACCTGACAGTTTCTTTGGTTTCAGACCTGGCAGCGGAATTCATGATATTCACATGAATCAGGGCAATTCAGAGAAATGGCAGCATGATGATGCACCGTATCAGGATGGTGGCCTGATTATTCATCTGCCTGAAGAGAACCGCTGGGTTGGTATTTTCCTGGCTTTCCAGTCACAGTGCTTTAACACCGATGATTCCACTGGGCATTGCTTATCTGGTGCTCCTGTGCAAAAAACACCTGAGACTTCATTTAATGTATGCGATGTAGAAGAACCTGAGTCTATAGAGGCTGGTTCTGTCCTTATTGTCGGTGCTCTTGTGAATCCGCAAGGAGTTGATTCCGGTAAAGAGTCCGTTACTCTCTTCAACGCTTCACCAAAGACAATTGACCTTGCCGGATGGTCCCTTAAAGATGCAGCAGGTAGGATATCAAATCTTAAAGGCAAAATTCGTGCAGGTTCCGGTACAAGAATACTGTTCTCTGGAAAAGGAGTAATCCTTGCCAATAGTGGTGGAACCATCAGTCTTTACGATAATCAGGGAAAGCTCATGCATGAAGTGAAGTACAGTAGCAGAGAAGTCCGGTCCGGATGGACCATTGTCTTCTGA
- a CDS encoding DUF1294 domain-containing protein: protein MDTSFIILMYLLLVNIIGFYLMWSDKIKAKKSAFRIPEKTLFMVAIIGGSIGSLAGMYRFRHKTKHSSFTIGMPLILLIQIYVLIRYLLPLYDIL from the coding sequence ATGGATACATCCTTTATAATTCTTATGTATTTGCTGCTGGTAAATATTATTGGATTTTACCTTATGTGGTCTGACAAAATAAAAGCAAAAAAAAGTGCATTCAGGATTCCTGAAAAAACCCTGTTCATGGTTGCAATTATCGGAGGCAGCATTGGTTCTCTGGCAGGCATGTATCGTTTCCGCCATAAAACAAAACACTCGTCTTTTACAATAGGAATGCCACTTATTCTATTGATCCAGATATATGTTCTGATTCGATACCTGCTGCCATTATATGATATACTTTGA
- a CDS encoding S-layer protein domain-containing protein: MVNFKIIFIELMLILALLSIGVANATDDGIYEYGGIRSPVISSSSDIVITPENFSGFWYDIDDNIGSETLTIYDIHGRTIEEDSLFYRSSTVQVEYEADFASEDSSSTGDTYPVISLFGDTYIPTSDDDAGELVNLLLDTDDKYTLRVGSTLEFPNGYQLTITDIDVNSYKASVELSKNGELIENEVIDASVGKATWDYTVDVGTQDNVLVFRLLITDIFQGQVDSLVVIEGLWLLDYEDIMEIESTDEFGVLEVRSVSDSIVMANPLYLSLGKGETVNLAEDLKFKVADDDELRFYLMKECPEYGPYNLTGNIATGPASWTAQNFSGFMYDLDNDLGSETLTISDIDDRNIEEDFLVYNTSIVQADYAAEFDDEDTSSFNDTYPVLGLFGEKYVSLSDRDASELVQLLVDSSDGHTLRTGSVLDLPNGYELTVNQINVSDKLVRMVLAKDNMFIMDVEIDVMSGESTWDYAVDVGSHDDVIVSRVHVSEVSDDHDGSFVVVDGVYLIDYQDILSIEAGDKFGELVVDSVSDTIVMSNYGAIVLLADDVIQIAPYLYLQVANASELRYYPFIEVYNDQVLLEIESFSPSTTTGYESTSQLFQISLNQIANITWFLDYVDVQVNSSSTSASYCTLPPAYGKHTVTVLASNENNSVVREWEWLVQKDPVVVDSLELRSSVISSLSDIVITSQNFSGFWYDFDDGIGSEVLTISSIQERTIPKGKLCYNSSIVQVEYEADFANENSSSTNYTYPVIGLFGDKYIPTSDDDAGEFVPLLIDTDDKYTLRTGSALELPNGYELTAKDIDVEGDTVHMELSKDGEFIVEKTIDATVGEATWDYTVNVGSQKNVIAFRVLITDVFQGQVDSLAVVEGLWLLDYDDIFVFEPADEFGELKVNSISDTIVMTNYEPLNLSMGETVYLAEDMKFKVANDEDLRFYLMNECTELGTYSLRGDVAIGPSVWTAHNFAGFMYDFDDGISSEALSIFNIYGRVIEEEFLIYNTSIVQVDYEANFASEDSSLCNDTYPALGLFGEKYVSLSDTDSGELVKLLIDSNDNHTLRTGSILELPNGYTLTAKQIEVEDDKVWLELSKDDEFIEDEVIYVTTGEATWDYDVDIGSHDDVIVSRVHVSGISQDSEGSFVVVDGLYLIDYQTILSIKSGDEFGELEVDSVSDTIVMRNSGTIFLLADDVIEIAPGLHMQVADDSELRYYPFVEYEIIKSVPNQKPTAIISSISPNPATEGESISFSGIGTDSDGTVTGYNWRSSLDGWLSSSDSFSTSRLSAGAHTIYFMVQDDSGYWSDEVSASVTVVDQTSPVFMLTTSQYNNTHRKVSVTASESIIGSPVVEVNSELINMTLESGKWIGYFPIDADSLFAVNVTGTDLAGNIGDSTSTIRIETISYENGQCKFNSSESGMSITFNGTNGTTGTMTVTESEDPMVNLINRSIGLYFLNVELDDILAGNMSGAMIAIPVDSLVLPDGMDKEDVSICYYNESTENWDSCPTSIEMIDGIECWTTYVTHFSMYGVIASDTVSPVLESVIPASGSTFAKDTTSVDIRFNFSDAQTGINVSSIVFDFDGNIVNNSLEITGSYASYTATNLSSGSYTASVTVADMADNSVVFSTTFTIASDPVTSSGGSSGSSGGGGGGGTTGEKYENVLVKEVESIFVNKDSHISYEFNEEGNAISSVGFDSLKNSGTISTIVEVLKSRSSFADSDAPGIIYQQMNIWVGKSGFVTPENVENLMITFKVEKSWLEGNNIEAGTVYLYRYADGSWNALPTSITEEDADFVYFESQTPGFSPFAIGSEAEVVEIADESSLESVDDENVEGTTVEDTGTESESSSFTGILVALGGISVLLIGAFVVYKKRS; the protein is encoded by the coding sequence GTGGTTAATTTTAAAATAATATTTATTGAATTAATGCTAATTCTGGCATTACTGAGTATTGGTGTTGCAAATGCAACTGATGATGGTATCTATGAGTATGGTGGAATTAGAAGTCCTGTAATTTCAAGCTCATCTGATATAGTTATAACACCTGAGAATTTTTCAGGGTTCTGGTATGACATTGATGACAACATAGGTTCTGAAACTCTTACGATATATGATATTCATGGAAGGACAATCGAAGAAGATTCTCTTTTTTACAGATCATCAACTGTACAGGTCGAATATGAAGCTGATTTTGCAAGCGAAGACTCATCTTCCACAGGTGACACTTATCCTGTAATCAGTCTTTTTGGAGACACATATATTCCAACATCTGATGATGATGCAGGAGAACTTGTAAATCTGCTTCTTGATACAGATGACAAATACACACTCAGGGTTGGTTCCACTCTTGAGTTTCCAAATGGATATCAACTGACTATAACAGATATTGATGTGAATAGTTACAAGGCCTCAGTGGAATTATCAAAGAATGGTGAGTTAATTGAGAATGAAGTTATTGATGCCTCAGTCGGTAAAGCAACCTGGGATTATACTGTAGATGTTGGAACTCAGGACAATGTCCTTGTTTTCAGACTCCTCATCACGGATATATTTCAGGGACAGGTAGACAGCCTTGTAGTTATTGAAGGTCTATGGCTACTGGATTATGAGGATATCATGGAAATTGAAAGCACTGATGAATTCGGTGTACTGGAAGTTCGCAGTGTTTCCGATAGTATTGTAATGGCTAATCCTCTGTATTTATCTCTTGGTAAAGGTGAAACTGTTAATCTGGCAGAGGATCTGAAATTCAAGGTAGCTGATGATGATGAACTGCGTTTCTATCTAATGAAAGAATGTCCTGAGTATGGACCGTATAATTTGACAGGAAATATTGCTACAGGTCCAGCTTCCTGGACTGCACAGAATTTTTCCGGATTCATGTACGATCTTGATAATGATCTAGGTTCTGAAACACTTACAATCTCTGATATTGATGATAGAAATATTGAAGAAGATTTTCTTGTTTATAATACTTCTATTGTACAGGCAGATTATGCGGCTGAATTTGATGATGAAGATACTTCCTCCTTTAATGATACTTACCCTGTTCTGGGTCTTTTTGGTGAGAAATACGTCTCCCTCTCAGATAGAGATGCAAGCGAGCTTGTGCAACTGCTTGTTGACAGTAGTGATGGTCATACTCTCAGAACCGGTTCTGTCCTTGACCTTCCAAATGGATATGAGTTGACTGTAAATCAAATAAATGTTTCAGACAAGTTGGTCAGGATGGTGTTGGCTAAAGATAATATGTTCATTATGGATGTAGAAATTGATGTCATGTCTGGCGAATCAACGTGGGACTATGCTGTAGATGTTGGAAGTCATGATGATGTTATAGTATCCAGAGTGCATGTCTCAGAAGTTTCAGATGATCACGATGGCAGTTTTGTCGTTGTGGATGGTGTTTACCTCATCGACTATCAGGACATACTCTCAATTGAAGCAGGTGATAAATTTGGTGAACTAGTAGTTGATAGTGTTTCAGATACTATTGTTATGTCTAACTATGGTGCAATCGTTCTCCTTGCGGATGATGTTATCCAAATAGCTCCCTATTTGTATCTGCAGGTAGCAAACGCTTCTGAATTACGATACTATCCATTTATTGAAGTATACAATGACCAGGTTCTTTTGGAAATTGAGTCTTTCAGTCCATCAACTACTACAGGCTATGAAAGTACGTCCCAGCTTTTTCAAATAAGCCTGAACCAAATAGCAAACATTACATGGTTCCTTGATTATGTGGATGTACAGGTAAATTCTTCTTCAACAAGTGCTTCATACTGTACTTTACCACCTGCCTATGGAAAGCACACGGTAACAGTGCTTGCTTCAAATGAAAACAATAGTGTTGTACGAGAATGGGAATGGCTAGTCCAAAAAGATCCAGTAGTTGTTGATTCACTGGAGTTACGAAGCTCTGTGATTTCAAGCTTATCTGATATAGTAATTACATCACAGAATTTCTCTGGATTTTGGTATGACTTTGATGATGGTATTGGTTCCGAAGTTCTCACAATTTCCAGCATACAAGAAAGAACTATCCCTAAAGGAAAACTTTGCTATAACTCTTCAATTGTACAGGTAGAATATGAAGCGGATTTCGCAAACGAAAATTCCTCTTCAACAAATTACACATACCCTGTCATCGGTCTTTTTGGAGACAAATATATTCCAACATCCGATGATGATGCAGGAGAATTTGTCCCACTTCTTATTGATACAGATGACAAATACACTCTGAGGACAGGCTCTGCTCTCGAACTTCCAAATGGATATGAACTGACTGCAAAGGATATTGACGTTGAAGGTGACACAGTTCACATGGAGTTGTCCAAGGATGGTGAGTTCATTGTGGAAAAAACGATTGATGCTACAGTTGGTGAAGCAACCTGGGATTATACAGTAAATGTTGGAAGTCAGAAAAATGTAATAGCCTTCAGAGTGCTCATAACTGATGTTTTCCAAGGACAAGTAGACAGTCTTGCAGTTGTTGAAGGTCTTTGGCTTTTGGACTATGATGACATTTTTGTGTTTGAGCCAGCTGATGAATTTGGAGAACTCAAAGTTAACAGTATTTCTGATACTATCGTTATGACCAACTACGAACCTTTGAATTTGAGTATGGGCGAAACTGTTTATCTAGCAGAAGACATGAAATTCAAGGTAGCAAATGATGAAGATCTCCGTTTCTATCTCATGAACGAGTGTACTGAACTAGGAACTTATAGTTTAAGAGGAGATGTTGCTATCGGTCCATCTGTCTGGACTGCTCATAACTTTGCGGGATTCATGTATGATTTTGATGACGGTATAAGTTCAGAAGCTCTTTCCATTTTCAATATTTATGGAAGAGTCATTGAAGAAGAGTTTCTTATTTACAATACTTCAATTGTACAGGTGGATTATGAAGCTAACTTTGCAAGTGAAGACTCCTCTCTCTGCAATGATACATATCCTGCTCTGGGTCTTTTCGGTGAGAAATATGTTTCTCTCTCAGATACGGATTCTGGTGAGCTTGTGAAATTACTCATTGACAGCAATGACAATCATACTCTCAGAACCGGTTCTATCCTTGAACTTCCAAATGGGTATACTCTGACTGCAAAGCAAATTGAGGTAGAAGATGACAAGGTTTGGCTGGAATTGTCTAAAGATGATGAGTTCATTGAGGATGAAGTAATCTATGTAACAACCGGGGAAGCAACGTGGGACTATGATGTAGATATTGGAAGTCATGATGATGTCATAGTATCCAGAGTACATGTTAGTGGTATATCACAGGATTCAGAAGGCAGTTTTGTTGTGGTTGATGGTCTTTATCTAATCGACTATCAGACTATACTTTCAATAAAATCTGGTGATGAATTTGGTGAACTAGAAGTTGATAGTGTTTCAGATACTATTGTGATGCGGAATTCTGGCACAATTTTTCTCCTTGCAGATGACGTTATCGAAATTGCTCCTGGTTTGCATATGCAGGTAGCAGATGATTCAGAATTGAGATACTATCCATTTGTAGAATATGAAATTATTAAATCAGTGCCAAATCAGAAACCTACAGCTATCATCTCATCTATATCCCCAAACCCTGCCACAGAAGGAGAATCAATCTCTTTCTCAGGCATCGGTACTGACAGTGACGGTACAGTTACAGGATATAACTGGAGGTCAAGTCTCGATGGATGGTTAAGCAGTTCTGACAGTTTCAGCACCAGTAGACTTTCAGCAGGAGCCCATACTATTTACTTCATGGTTCAGGATGATAGTGGTTATTGGTCAGATGAGGTTTCAGCTAGTGTAACTGTAGTTGATCAAACATCTCCTGTGTTCATGTTAACCACTTCCCAGTACAACAACACCCACAGGAAAGTTTCCGTAACTGCTTCTGAATCTATCATTGGATCTCCGGTGGTTGAAGTAAACTCTGAGCTGATCAATATGACACTGGAAAGTGGCAAATGGATTGGTTATTTCCCAATCGATGCTGACAGTCTCTTCGCTGTGAATGTAACAGGAACCGACCTTGCAGGAAACATTGGTGACAGCACTTCGACAATTCGTATTGAAACAATATCCTATGAAAATGGCCAGTGCAAGTTCAACAGCAGTGAATCTGGTATGTCAATCACTTTCAATGGAACAAATGGTACTACCGGTACCATGACTGTGACAGAGAGTGAAGATCCAATGGTGAATCTGATAAATAGGTCAATAGGTCTCTATTTCCTTAATGTTGAGTTGGATGACATCCTTGCCGGAAACATGTCAGGTGCCATGATAGCAATACCTGTTGATTCACTTGTCCTGCCAGATGGAATGGATAAAGAGGATGTTTCAATCTGCTATTACAATGAATCAACAGAAAACTGGGATTCATGTCCAACTTCAATAGAAATGATCGATGGAATAGAATGCTGGACTACCTATGTGACCCATTTCTCAATGTATGGAGTTATTGCAAGTGATACAGTATCTCCTGTTCTTGAAAGTGTGATTCCGGCTTCTGGAAGCACGTTTGCTAAAGATACCACTTCAGTGGATATCAGATTCAATTTCAGTGATGCACAGACAGGTATCAATGTGAGTTCCATTGTATTTGATTTCGATGGCAATATAGTCAATAATTCTCTTGAGATTACTGGCTCATATGCATCATATACTGCCACAAACCTGAGTTCAGGATCATACACTGCATCAGTAACGGTTGCAGATATGGCTGACAATTCAGTTGTTTTCAGTACAACATTCACAATAGCCTCAGATCCAGTAACATCTTCAGGTGGCAGCAGTGGCTCCTCCGGTGGCGGAGGCGGCGGTGGAACTACTGGTGAGAAGTACGAGAATGTTCTCGTCAAAGAAGTAGAGAGTATCTTTGTCAACAAGGATTCACACATCAGTTATGAGTTCAATGAAGAAGGCAATGCGATCTCCTCTGTAGGGTTTGATTCCCTAAAGAACTCCGGCACAATATCTACTATCGTAGAAGTACTGAAGAGCAGGTCATCCTTTGCAGATAGTGATGCACCGGGAATAATCTACCAGCAGATGAATATCTGGGTTGGTAAATCCGGCTTTGTAACTCCTGAGAATGTTGAGAACCTGATGATAACTTTCAAGGTTGAAAAATCATGGCTTGAAGGGAACAACATCGAAGCAGGTACAGTTTACCTCTACAGGTATGCGGATGGTTCATGGAATGCACTTCCAACATCTATAACTGAAGAAGATGCTGACTTTGTTTACTTCGAGAGCCAGACTCCGGGATTCTCTCCGTTTGCAATCGGATCAGAGGCAGAGGTTGTTGAGATTGCTGATGAGTCTAGTCTGGAATCGGTGGACGATGAAAACGTAGAGGGAACAACAGTTGAAGATACAGGAACTGAATCAGAATCCAGTAGTTTTACTGGAATTTTAGTGGCACTTGGAGGAATTTCAGTTCTACTGATAGGTGCATTTGTTGTGTACAAAAAACGGAGTTAA
- the msrB gene encoding peptide-methionine (R)-S-oxide reductase MsrB produces MADTADTIEKSEEQWKELLTKDQFIVLRQKGTEAAFTGKYYANKEKGIYLCAACGQELFSSDAKYDSGTGWPSFFKPITENKVSLKDDHSHLMERTEVVCSRCGSHLGHVFDGGPEPTGKRYCMNSISLDFKKEE; encoded by the coding sequence ATGGCAGATACGGCAGATACTATTGAAAAGTCGGAAGAGCAGTGGAAAGAATTACTAACAAAGGATCAGTTCATAGTATTAAGACAAAAAGGCACGGAAGCAGCTTTTACAGGTAAATACTACGCAAATAAGGAAAAGGGAATTTATCTCTGTGCAGCCTGCGGTCAGGAATTGTTCAGTTCTGATGCTAAATATGATTCCGGTACAGGCTGGCCAAGTTTTTTCAAACCTATTACTGAGAATAAAGTCTCACTGAAAGATGATCACAGTCATCTTATGGAAAGGACAGAGGTTGTCTGCAGTCGCTGTGGAAGTCATCTTGGGCATGTTTTTGATGGTGGGCCTGAACCTACAGGCAAACGATACTGCATGAATTCCATTTCACTGGACTTTAAAAAAGAGGAATAA
- a CDS encoding carboxymuconolactone decarboxylase family protein has translation MTDGIKEAKDVKGFQPRAVTYAKKMDDDFSEAVAGLYSSVWEEKEGGLSKKQKHLLVFAIACSDQKTKSAVKILQRLKKYGVTAQEIKDVIMIAAWTGGIQNFTNLSPEVLKEMERLEF, from the coding sequence ATGACAGATGGAATAAAGGAAGCAAAAGATGTGAAAGGTTTCCAGCCAAGGGCTGTAACCTATGCAAAAAAGATGGACGATGATTTCTCAGAAGCTGTAGCCGGATTATATAGTTCAGTCTGGGAAGAAAAAGAAGGTGGACTTTCCAAGAAACAAAAACACCTTCTGGTATTTGCAATTGCATGTTCAGACCAGAAAACAAAAAGTGCTGTGAAAATCCTCCAGAGGCTGAAGAAATATGGTGTAACCGCACAGGAGATCAAAGATGTTATAATGATTGCCGCCTGGACAGGCGGCATACAGAATTTCACCAACCTCAGCCCTGAAGTCCTTAAAGAAATGGAAAGACTGGAGTTCTGA